In Ovis aries strain OAR_USU_Benz2616 breed Rambouillet chromosome 17, ARS-UI_Ramb_v3.0, whole genome shotgun sequence, the following proteins share a genomic window:
- the SNAP29 gene encoding synaptosomal-associated protein 29 isoform X1, with product MSAYPRSYNPFDEDAEAEDARPAPWSNSRDLADGPGAPADRQQALRQEALRRAEATAASTGRSLSLLCESERVGVASAEELVRQRGALERTEKMVDKMEQDLKTSQKHISSIKSVFGGLVNYFRSKPAETPPAQNGMLTPQPSGRLKEAISSSKEQEARYQASHPNLRKLRDSDSVPGGAGSAVSSEAYPQNPHLRACHQRIDSNLERSGAWGTSQVWSPGYVSGMEPGVHLRCGARGMCQEWSPGVRLKAAGSCVALCEFLEETPCPYELSVGLGRLKDIALGIQTEIDEQDDILDRLTTKVDKLDASITSTERKVRQL from the exons ATGTCAGCCTACCCCCGGAGCTACAACCCTTTCGACGAGGACGCGGAGGCCGAGGACGCCCGGCCGGCGCCGTGGTCGAACAGCCGCGACCTCGCGGACGGGCCCGGCGCGCCCGCCGACCGGCAGCAGGCCCTGCGGCAGGAGGCGCTGCGCCGCGCGGAGGCCACGGCAGCCAGCACCGGCAGGTCCCTGTCGCTCCTGTGCGAGTCCGAGAGGGTCGGGGTCGCCTCCGCCGAG GAGCTCGTGCGCCAGCGAGGGGCCTTGGAGCGCACGGAGAAGATGGTGGACAAGATGGAGCAGGACCTGAAGACCAGCCAGAAGCACATCAGCTCCATCAAGAGTGTGTTCGGGGGGCTCGTCAATTACTTCAGGTCCAAACCCGCTGAGACCCCGCCTGCGCAGAACGGCATGCTCACCCCCCAGCCCAGTGGCAG GTTGAAGGAGGCCATCAGCTCCAGTAAAGAGCAGGAGGCACGGTACCAGGCCAGCCACCCAAACCTCAGGAAGCTCCGGGACTCAG ACTCCGTCCCTGGAGGGGCCGGTTCAGCTGTGAGCTCCGAGGCCTACCCGCAGAACCCGCACCTTCGCGCCTGTCACCAGAGGATCGACAGCAACCTCG AGAGGAGTGGAGCCTGGGGTACATCTCAGGTGTGGAGCCCGGGGTATGTCTCAGGAATGGAGCCTGGGGTACATCTCAGGTGTGGAGCCCGGGGTATGTGTCAGGAGTGGAGCCCGGG CGTCAGGTTAAAGGCAGCTGGAAGCTGTGTGGCCCTGTGTGAATTTCTAGAAGAAACACCGTGTCCAT ATGAGCTGTCCGTGGGCCTGGGCCGGCTGAAGGACATCGCACTGGGGATACAGACAGAGATTGACGAGCAGGACGACATCCTCGACCGCCTCACGACCAAGGTGGACAAGCTAGACGCCAGCATCACCAGCACCGAGAGGAAGGTGCGGCAGCTGTGA
- the SNAP29 gene encoding synaptosomal-associated protein 29 isoform X3, with translation MSAYPRSYNPFDEDAEAEDARPAPWSNSRDLADGPGAPADRQQALRQEALRRAEATAASTGRSLSLLCESERVGVASAEELVRQRGALERTEKMVDKMEQDLKTSQKHISSIKSVFGGLVNYFRSKPAETPPAQNGMLTPQPSGRLKEAISSSKEQEARYQASHPNLRKLRDSDSVPGGAGSAVSSEAYPQNPHLRACHQRIDSNLERSGAWGTSQVWSPGYVSGMEPGVHLRCGARDELSVGLGRLKDIALGIQTEIDEQDDILDRLTTKVDKLDASITSTERKVRQL, from the exons ATGTCAGCCTACCCCCGGAGCTACAACCCTTTCGACGAGGACGCGGAGGCCGAGGACGCCCGGCCGGCGCCGTGGTCGAACAGCCGCGACCTCGCGGACGGGCCCGGCGCGCCCGCCGACCGGCAGCAGGCCCTGCGGCAGGAGGCGCTGCGCCGCGCGGAGGCCACGGCAGCCAGCACCGGCAGGTCCCTGTCGCTCCTGTGCGAGTCCGAGAGGGTCGGGGTCGCCTCCGCCGAG GAGCTCGTGCGCCAGCGAGGGGCCTTGGAGCGCACGGAGAAGATGGTGGACAAGATGGAGCAGGACCTGAAGACCAGCCAGAAGCACATCAGCTCCATCAAGAGTGTGTTCGGGGGGCTCGTCAATTACTTCAGGTCCAAACCCGCTGAGACCCCGCCTGCGCAGAACGGCATGCTCACCCCCCAGCCCAGTGGCAG GTTGAAGGAGGCCATCAGCTCCAGTAAAGAGCAGGAGGCACGGTACCAGGCCAGCCACCCAAACCTCAGGAAGCTCCGGGACTCAG ACTCCGTCCCTGGAGGGGCCGGTTCAGCTGTGAGCTCCGAGGCCTACCCGCAGAACCCGCACCTTCGCGCCTGTCACCAGAGGATCGACAGCAACCTCG AGAGGAGTGGAGCCTGGGGTACATCTCAGGTGTGGAGCCCGGGGTATGTCTCAGGAATGGAGCCTGGGGTACATCTCAGGTGTGGAGCCCGGG ATGAGCTGTCCGTGGGCCTGGGCCGGCTGAAGGACATCGCACTGGGGATACAGACAGAGATTGACGAGCAGGACGACATCCTCGACCGCCTCACGACCAAGGTGGACAAGCTAGACGCCAGCATCACCAGCACCGAGAGGAAGGTGCGGCAGCTGTGA
- the SNAP29 gene encoding synaptosomal-associated protein 29 isoform X4, producing MSAYPRSYNPFDEDAEAEDARPAPWSNSRDLADGPGAPADRQQALRQEALRRAEATAASTGRSLSLLCESERVGVASAEELVRQRGALERTEKMVDKMEQDLKTSQKHISSIKSVFGGLVNYFRSKPAETPPAQNGMLTPQPSGRLKEAISSSKEQEARYQASHPNLRKLRDSDSVPGGAGSAVSSEAYPQNPHLRACHQRIDSNLGKLRLVFTASYDRKHLLQRGVEPGVHLRCGARGMSQEWSLGYISGVEPGVCVRSGARASG from the exons ATGTCAGCCTACCCCCGGAGCTACAACCCTTTCGACGAGGACGCGGAGGCCGAGGACGCCCGGCCGGCGCCGTGGTCGAACAGCCGCGACCTCGCGGACGGGCCCGGCGCGCCCGCCGACCGGCAGCAGGCCCTGCGGCAGGAGGCGCTGCGCCGCGCGGAGGCCACGGCAGCCAGCACCGGCAGGTCCCTGTCGCTCCTGTGCGAGTCCGAGAGGGTCGGGGTCGCCTCCGCCGAG GAGCTCGTGCGCCAGCGAGGGGCCTTGGAGCGCACGGAGAAGATGGTGGACAAGATGGAGCAGGACCTGAAGACCAGCCAGAAGCACATCAGCTCCATCAAGAGTGTGTTCGGGGGGCTCGTCAATTACTTCAGGTCCAAACCCGCTGAGACCCCGCCTGCGCAGAACGGCATGCTCACCCCCCAGCCCAGTGGCAG GTTGAAGGAGGCCATCAGCTCCAGTAAAGAGCAGGAGGCACGGTACCAGGCCAGCCACCCAAACCTCAGGAAGCTCCGGGACTCAG ACTCCGTCCCTGGAGGGGCCGGTTCAGCTGTGAGCTCCGAGGCCTACCCGCAGAACCCGCACCTTCGCGCCTGTCACCAGAGGATCGACAGCAACCTCG GCAAATTGAGATTGGTTTTCACCGcttcttatgacagaaagcatcTATTACAGAGAGGAGTGGAGCCTGGGGTACATCTCAGGTGTGGAGCCCGGGGTATGTCTCAGGAATGGAGCCTGGGGTACATCTCAGGTGTGGAGCCCGGGGTATGTGTCAGGAGTGGAGCCCGGG CGTCAGGTTAA
- the SNAP29 gene encoding synaptosomal-associated protein 29 isoform X2 translates to MSAYPRSYNPFDEDAEAEDARPAPWSNSRDLADGPGAPADRQQALRQEALRRAEATAASTGRSLSLLCESERVGVASAEELVRQRGALERTEKMVDKMEQDLKTSQKHISSIKSVFGGLVNYFRSKPAETPPAQNGMLTPQPSGRLKEAISSSKEQEARYQASHPNLRKLRDSDSVPGGAGSAVSSEAYPQNPHLRACHQRIDSNLGKLRLVFTASYDRKHLLQRGVEPGVHLRCGARDELSVGLGRLKDIALGIQTEIDEQDDILDRLTTKVDKLDASITSTERKVRQL, encoded by the exons ATGTCAGCCTACCCCCGGAGCTACAACCCTTTCGACGAGGACGCGGAGGCCGAGGACGCCCGGCCGGCGCCGTGGTCGAACAGCCGCGACCTCGCGGACGGGCCCGGCGCGCCCGCCGACCGGCAGCAGGCCCTGCGGCAGGAGGCGCTGCGCCGCGCGGAGGCCACGGCAGCCAGCACCGGCAGGTCCCTGTCGCTCCTGTGCGAGTCCGAGAGGGTCGGGGTCGCCTCCGCCGAG GAGCTCGTGCGCCAGCGAGGGGCCTTGGAGCGCACGGAGAAGATGGTGGACAAGATGGAGCAGGACCTGAAGACCAGCCAGAAGCACATCAGCTCCATCAAGAGTGTGTTCGGGGGGCTCGTCAATTACTTCAGGTCCAAACCCGCTGAGACCCCGCCTGCGCAGAACGGCATGCTCACCCCCCAGCCCAGTGGCAG GTTGAAGGAGGCCATCAGCTCCAGTAAAGAGCAGGAGGCACGGTACCAGGCCAGCCACCCAAACCTCAGGAAGCTCCGGGACTCAG ACTCCGTCCCTGGAGGGGCCGGTTCAGCTGTGAGCTCCGAGGCCTACCCGCAGAACCCGCACCTTCGCGCCTGTCACCAGAGGATCGACAGCAACCTCG GCAAATTGAGATTGGTTTTCACCGcttcttatgacagaaagcatcTATTACAGAGAGGAGTGGAGCCTGGGGTACATCTCAGGTGTGGAGCCCGGG ATGAGCTGTCCGTGGGCCTGGGCCGGCTGAAGGACATCGCACTGGGGATACAGACAGAGATTGACGAGCAGGACGACATCCTCGACCGCCTCACGACCAAGGTGGACAAGCTAGACGCCAGCATCACCAGCACCGAGAGGAAGGTGCGGCAGCTGTGA
- the SNAP29 gene encoding synaptosomal-associated protein 29 isoform X8: protein MSAYPRSYNPFDEDAEAEDARPAPWSNSRDLADGPGAPADRQQALRQEALRRAEATAASTGRSLSLLCESERVGVASAEELVRQRGALERTEKMVDKMEQDLKTSQKHISSIKSVFGGLVNYFRSKPAETPPAQNGMLTPQPSGRLKEAISSSKEQEARYQASHPNLRKLRDSDSVPGGAGSAVSSEAYPQNPHLRACHQRIDSNLERSGAWGTSQVWSPG from the exons ATGTCAGCCTACCCCCGGAGCTACAACCCTTTCGACGAGGACGCGGAGGCCGAGGACGCCCGGCCGGCGCCGTGGTCGAACAGCCGCGACCTCGCGGACGGGCCCGGCGCGCCCGCCGACCGGCAGCAGGCCCTGCGGCAGGAGGCGCTGCGCCGCGCGGAGGCCACGGCAGCCAGCACCGGCAGGTCCCTGTCGCTCCTGTGCGAGTCCGAGAGGGTCGGGGTCGCCTCCGCCGAG GAGCTCGTGCGCCAGCGAGGGGCCTTGGAGCGCACGGAGAAGATGGTGGACAAGATGGAGCAGGACCTGAAGACCAGCCAGAAGCACATCAGCTCCATCAAGAGTGTGTTCGGGGGGCTCGTCAATTACTTCAGGTCCAAACCCGCTGAGACCCCGCCTGCGCAGAACGGCATGCTCACCCCCCAGCCCAGTGGCAG GTTGAAGGAGGCCATCAGCTCCAGTAAAGAGCAGGAGGCACGGTACCAGGCCAGCCACCCAAACCTCAGGAAGCTCCGGGACTCAG ACTCCGTCCCTGGAGGGGCCGGTTCAGCTGTGAGCTCCGAGGCCTACCCGCAGAACCCGCACCTTCGCGCCTGTCACCAGAGGATCGACAGCAACCTCG AGAGGAGTGGAGCCTGGGGTACATCTCAGGTGTGGAGCCCGGG ATGA
- the SNAP29 gene encoding synaptosomal-associated protein 29 isoform X6 yields the protein MSAYPRSYNPFDEDAEAEDARPAPWSNSRDLADGPGAPADRQQALRQEALRRAEATAASTGRSLSLLCESERVGVASAEELVRQRGALERTEKMVDKMEQDLKTSQKHISSIKSVFGGLVNYFRSKPAETPPAQNGMLTPQPSGRLKEAISSSKEQEARYQASHPNLRKLRDSDSVPGGAGSAVSSEAYPQNPHLRACHQRIDSNLDELSVGLGRLKDIALGIQTEIDEQDDILDRLTTKVDKLDASITSTERKVRQL from the exons ATGTCAGCCTACCCCCGGAGCTACAACCCTTTCGACGAGGACGCGGAGGCCGAGGACGCCCGGCCGGCGCCGTGGTCGAACAGCCGCGACCTCGCGGACGGGCCCGGCGCGCCCGCCGACCGGCAGCAGGCCCTGCGGCAGGAGGCGCTGCGCCGCGCGGAGGCCACGGCAGCCAGCACCGGCAGGTCCCTGTCGCTCCTGTGCGAGTCCGAGAGGGTCGGGGTCGCCTCCGCCGAG GAGCTCGTGCGCCAGCGAGGGGCCTTGGAGCGCACGGAGAAGATGGTGGACAAGATGGAGCAGGACCTGAAGACCAGCCAGAAGCACATCAGCTCCATCAAGAGTGTGTTCGGGGGGCTCGTCAATTACTTCAGGTCCAAACCCGCTGAGACCCCGCCTGCGCAGAACGGCATGCTCACCCCCCAGCCCAGTGGCAG GTTGAAGGAGGCCATCAGCTCCAGTAAAGAGCAGGAGGCACGGTACCAGGCCAGCCACCCAAACCTCAGGAAGCTCCGGGACTCAG ACTCCGTCCCTGGAGGGGCCGGTTCAGCTGTGAGCTCCGAGGCCTACCCGCAGAACCCGCACCTTCGCGCCTGTCACCAGAGGATCGACAGCAACCTCG ATGAGCTGTCCGTGGGCCTGGGCCGGCTGAAGGACATCGCACTGGGGATACAGACAGAGATTGACGAGCAGGACGACATCCTCGACCGCCTCACGACCAAGGTGGACAAGCTAGACGCCAGCATCACCAGCACCGAGAGGAAGGTGCGGCAGCTGTGA
- the SNAP29 gene encoding synaptosomal-associated protein 29 isoform X5 has translation MSAYPRSYNPFDEDAEAEDARPAPWSNSRDLADGPGAPADRQQALRQEALRRAEATAASTGRSLSLLCESERVGVASAEELVRQRGALERTEKMVDKMEQDLKTSQKHISSIKSVFGGLVNYFRSKPAETPPAQNGMLTPQPSGRLKEAISSSKEQEARYQASHPNLRKLRDSDSVPGGAGSAVSSEAYPQNPHLRACHQRIDSNLGKLRLVFTASYDRKHLLQRGVEPGVHLRCGARGMSQEWSLGYISGVEPGMSCPWAWAG, from the exons ATGTCAGCCTACCCCCGGAGCTACAACCCTTTCGACGAGGACGCGGAGGCCGAGGACGCCCGGCCGGCGCCGTGGTCGAACAGCCGCGACCTCGCGGACGGGCCCGGCGCGCCCGCCGACCGGCAGCAGGCCCTGCGGCAGGAGGCGCTGCGCCGCGCGGAGGCCACGGCAGCCAGCACCGGCAGGTCCCTGTCGCTCCTGTGCGAGTCCGAGAGGGTCGGGGTCGCCTCCGCCGAG GAGCTCGTGCGCCAGCGAGGGGCCTTGGAGCGCACGGAGAAGATGGTGGACAAGATGGAGCAGGACCTGAAGACCAGCCAGAAGCACATCAGCTCCATCAAGAGTGTGTTCGGGGGGCTCGTCAATTACTTCAGGTCCAAACCCGCTGAGACCCCGCCTGCGCAGAACGGCATGCTCACCCCCCAGCCCAGTGGCAG GTTGAAGGAGGCCATCAGCTCCAGTAAAGAGCAGGAGGCACGGTACCAGGCCAGCCACCCAAACCTCAGGAAGCTCCGGGACTCAG ACTCCGTCCCTGGAGGGGCCGGTTCAGCTGTGAGCTCCGAGGCCTACCCGCAGAACCCGCACCTTCGCGCCTGTCACCAGAGGATCGACAGCAACCTCG GCAAATTGAGATTGGTTTTCACCGcttcttatgacagaaagcatcTATTACAGAGAGGAGTGGAGCCTGGGGTACATCTCAGGTGTGGAGCCCGGGGTATGTCTCAGGAATGGAGCCTGGGGTACATCTCAGGTGTGGAGCCCGGG ATGAGCTGTCCGTGGGCCTGGGCCGGCTGA
- the SNAP29 gene encoding synaptosomal-associated protein 29 isoform X7 → MVDKMEQDLKTSQKHISSIKSVFGGLVNYFRSKPAETPPAQNGMLTPQPSGRLKEAISSSKEQEARYQASHPNLRKLRDSDSVPGGAGSAVSSEAYPQNPHLRACHQRIDSNLERSGAWGTSQVWSPGYVSGMEPGVHLRCGARGMCQEWSPGVRLKAAGSCVALCEFLEETPCPYELSVGLGRLKDIALGIQTEIDEQDDILDRLTTKVDKLDASITSTERKVRQL, encoded by the exons ATGGTGGACAAGATGGAGCAGGACCTGAAGACCAGCCAGAAGCACATCAGCTCCATCAAGAGTGTGTTCGGGGGGCTCGTCAATTACTTCAGGTCCAAACCCGCTGAGACCCCGCCTGCGCAGAACGGCATGCTCACCCCCCAGCCCAGTGGCAG GTTGAAGGAGGCCATCAGCTCCAGTAAAGAGCAGGAGGCACGGTACCAGGCCAGCCACCCAAACCTCAGGAAGCTCCGGGACTCAG ACTCCGTCCCTGGAGGGGCCGGTTCAGCTGTGAGCTCCGAGGCCTACCCGCAGAACCCGCACCTTCGCGCCTGTCACCAGAGGATCGACAGCAACCTCG AGAGGAGTGGAGCCTGGGGTACATCTCAGGTGTGGAGCCCGGGGTATGTCTCAGGAATGGAGCCTGGGGTACATCTCAGGTGTGGAGCCCGGGGTATGTGTCAGGAGTGGAGCCCGGG CGTCAGGTTAAAGGCAGCTGGAAGCTGTGTGGCCCTGTGTGAATTTCTAGAAGAAACACCGTGTCCAT ATGAGCTGTCCGTGGGCCTGGGCCGGCTGAAGGACATCGCACTGGGGATACAGACAGAGATTGACGAGCAGGACGACATCCTCGACCGCCTCACGACCAAGGTGGACAAGCTAGACGCCAGCATCACCAGCACCGAGAGGAAGGTGCGGCAGCTGTGA